One window from the genome of Hypanus sabinus isolate sHypSab1 chromosome 16, sHypSab1.hap1, whole genome shotgun sequence encodes:
- the LOC132406520 gene encoding F-box/LRR-repeat protein 12-like: MGALWSPAAGGTLWIRAGWWRSSRRPAAGRDLGPFSGRRMLSFTLCLRLKMAAVLCEIATLNSLPENVLVEILSYLSTRDLLRISRVCKRWRRLAYDKGLWKDVNLTPYKVNSRILWHLVRHYLGGTLRTLRIKGVLHSVKKNESLTEALLLEIGKRCPNLTELRLIEMNLRGINYECLPPSLLSLELTHCEIPLHWFRAATAANGTRIPPRIKNLEVDNVPNFSDQHLQNLASRTALKVLILSGTYRVTDSGIEKSAECLSEVVHLKLHGCNISDESLRHIARHLTQLRTLDLTNFCSMTDAGLACLGDLRSLQSLCFEYCDQITVEKLLAVCTGLPSLAKLNLNGNPYSEGDLQRIRQSLPNCTVTNDFPAIDSVPKF; the protein is encoded by the exons ATGGGGGCGCTATGGTCCCCGGCCGCCGGCGGAACTCTGTGGATCCgagccggctggtggcgcagttcAAGGAGGCCGGCGGCGGGGCGGGATTTGGGGCCCTTCTCCGGAAGGCGGATGTTGTCGTTCACTTTGTGTCTCCGGCTGAAAATGGCTGCGGTGTTATGCGAAATTGCGACGCTAAACTCGCTGCCCGAGAACGTGCTAGTGGAGATCCTGTCCTACTTGTCCACCCGGGACCTGCTCCGTATCAGCAG AGTTTGCAAAAGATGGAGAAGATTAGCTTATGACAAAGGACTCTGGAAAGATGTTAATTTAACCCCATACAAG GTAAACTCAAGGATACTCTGGCACCTGGTCAGACATTACCTGGGTGGAACTCTGAGGACCCTGAGAATCAAGGGTGTCCTCCATTCTGTCAAGAAGAATGAGTCGCTAACTGAAGCCTTGCTGTTGGAGATCGGAAAACGCTGTCCAAACCTAACTGAGCTGCGGCTGATTGAAATGAACTTGCGGGGCATTAACTATGAATGCCTGCCTCCTTCACTCCTCAGCCTGgagctgacacattgtgagattcCCTTGCATTGGTTCAGGGCTGCGACTGCCGCCAATGGGACCCGTATTCCGCCTCGCATCAAGAACCTGGAAGTGGACAACGTCCCCAACTTCTCGGaccagcacctgcagaaccttGCATCCCGTACAGCACTGAAGGTACTGATCCTGTCAGGCACATACAGAGTCACTGACTCGGGCATCGAGAAGTCAGCTGAGTGCCTGTCTGAGGTGGTCCACCTCAAGCTTCACGGCTGCAACATCTCCGACGAGTCGCTGCGCCACATTGCTCGGCATCTGACACAGCTCCGCACTTTGGACCTCACGAACTTCTGTTCTATGACTGACGCGGGCCTGGCCTGTCTCGGTGACCTGCGCTCACTGCAGTCCCTCTGCTTCGAGTACTGTGACCAGATCACTGTTGAGAAGCTCTTGGCTGTCTGCACCGGCCTTCCGTCCCTGGCAAAACTCAACCTGAATGGGAATCCCTACTCCGAGGGGGACCTGCAGAGAATCCGACAGAGCTTGCCGAACTGCACCGTTACCAACGATTTCCCTGCCATAGATTCTGTGCCTAAGTTTTAA